Proteins from a genomic interval of Pseudomonas versuta:
- a CDS encoding bacterioferritin-associated ferredoxin — protein sequence MYVCLCTGVTDGKIRDAIYDGCCSYREVREATGVASQCGKCACLAKQVVRETLSSLQASQAVMSYPAEFSVA from the coding sequence ATGTACGTTTGCCTTTGCACTGGCGTTACCGATGGGAAAATCCGCGACGCAATCTATGACGGTTGCTGCAGCTACCGTGAAGTGCGTGAAGCGACCGGCGTCGCAAGCCAATGCGGCAAATGTGCTTGTTTAGCCAAGCAAGTGGTTCGTGAAACCCTCTCCTCGCTGCAAGCTAGCCAGGCAGTAATGAGTTACCCGGCGGAATTTTCCGTCGCCTGA
- the bfr gene encoding bacterioferritin — translation MKGDISVIQHLNKILGNELVAINQYFLHARMYQDWGLEKLGAHEYHESIDEMKHADKLIKRILFLEGLPNVQDLGKLHIGEHTKEMLECDLRIEKTGHADLKAAIAHCEVVGDFGSRELLEDILESEEEHIDWLETQLGLIDKVGIENYLQSQMGE, via the coding sequence ATGAAAGGCGATATTTCAGTCATCCAGCACCTCAACAAAATTCTCGGCAACGAGCTGGTCGCTATCAATCAATACTTCCTGCATGCACGCATGTATCAGGACTGGGGTCTGGAAAAGTTGGGGGCACACGAGTACCACGAGTCCATCGACGAGATGAAACATGCGGACAAGCTGATCAAGCGCATCCTGTTCCTTGAAGGCCTGCCAAACGTGCAGGACCTGGGCAAGCTGCACATCGGCGAACACACCAAAGAAATGCTGGAGTGCGACCTGCGCATTGAGAAGACCGGGCACGCCGACCTCAAGGCAGCAATCGCGCACTGCGAAGTTGTAGGTGACTTTGGGAGCCGTGAACTTCTGGAAGATATTCTTGAATCTGAAGAAGAACATATCGACTGGCTGGAAACACAGTTAGGCCTGATCGATAAAGTCGGTATTGAGAATTACCTGCAGTCGCAAATGGGTGAGTAA
- the grxD gene encoding Grx4 family monothiol glutaredoxin: MDIIETIKEQIANNTILLYMKGSPNAPQCGFSAKAAQAVMACGEKFAYVDILQNPEIRANLPKYANWPTFPQLWVGGELIGGSDIMTEMAADGSLQSTIKAAVEKAAATKTEA; the protein is encoded by the coding sequence ATGGATATCATCGAAACTATTAAAGAACAGATTGCCAACAACACCATTCTGCTCTACATGAAAGGCTCCCCGAATGCCCCGCAGTGCGGCTTTTCGGCTAAAGCTGCGCAAGCTGTGATGGCCTGTGGTGAGAAGTTCGCTTACGTGGACATCCTTCAGAATCCTGAAATCCGCGCCAACCTGCCGAAATACGCTAACTGGCCAACCTTTCCCCAGCTGTGGGTAGGTGGTGAGTTGATCGGTGGTAGCGACATCATGACCGAGATGGCAGCAGATGGTTCTTTGCAGTCGACGATCAAAGCGGCTGTAGAAAAAGCTGCCGCGACCAAGACTGAAGCGTAA
- a CDS encoding peroxiredoxin, with translation MSVLVGKQAPDFTVAAVLGNGEIVDSFSLSTAIKGKYGLVFFYPLDFTFVCPSELIALDHRIPEFQARNVEVVAVSIDSHFTHNAWRNTPVNNGGIGQVKYTMAADINHAICKAYDVETEGGVALRGAFLIDDKGVVRSQIVNDLPLGRNMDELLRLVDALQFHEEHGEVCPANWKKGDKGMTASTAGVAAYLAENADQL, from the coding sequence ATGAGCGTACTCGTAGGCAAACAAGCCCCTGACTTCACCGTCGCAGCCGTACTCGGCAATGGCGAAATCGTTGACAGCTTCTCGCTGTCCACTGCTATCAAAGGCAAATATGGCCTGGTGTTCTTCTACCCGCTGGACTTCACTTTCGTTTGCCCGTCCGAGCTGATTGCTCTGGACCACCGCATTCCTGAGTTCCAGGCACGTAACGTTGAAGTGGTTGCAGTGTCCATCGACTCTCATTTCACTCACAACGCATGGCGCAACACTCCAGTGAACAATGGCGGCATCGGTCAGGTGAAATACACCATGGCTGCCGACATCAATCACGCAATCTGCAAGGCTTATGACGTTGAAACTGAAGGCGGCGTTGCTCTGCGTGGCGCATTCCTGATCGATGACAAAGGCGTTGTTCGCTCCCAGATCGTGAACGACCTGCCACTGGGTCGTAACATGGACGAACTGCTGCGTCTGGTTGACGCTCTGCAATTCCACGAAGAGCACGGCGAAGTTTGCCCGGCCAACTGGAAGAAAGGCGATAAAGGCATGACGGCTTCGACTGCCGGCGTTGCTGCTTACCTGGCTGAGAACGCTGACCAGCTGTAA
- the rnt gene encoding ribonuclease T, with translation MSDDHYDDEHEGGHGGGSRHPMAERFRGYLPVVIDVETGGFNSATDALLEIAAVTIGMDERGFVYPEHTYFHRVEPFEGANIEAAALEFTGIKLDHPLRMAVSEETALTDIFRGVRKALKANGCKRAILVGHNSSFDLGFLNAAVARLDMKRNPFHPFSSFDTATLAGLAYGQTVLAKACQTADIDFDGREAHSARYDTEKTAELFCGIVNRWKQMGGWKDFND, from the coding sequence GTGAGCGACGACCATTATGATGACGAACACGAAGGCGGTCATGGCGGCGGCTCACGCCACCCGATGGCTGAGCGTTTTCGCGGCTATCTGCCGGTCGTAATCGATGTTGAGACTGGCGGCTTCAACAGCGCCACTGATGCCTTGCTGGAAATTGCAGCAGTCACCATCGGCATGGATGAAAGAGGTTTTGTGTACCCGGAGCACACCTATTTCCACCGTGTCGAGCCGTTCGAAGGCGCCAACATCGAAGCCGCAGCCCTGGAATTTACCGGGATCAAGCTTGATCACCCGCTGCGCATGGCTGTAAGCGAAGAAACAGCCCTGACCGACATTTTCCGTGGCGTGCGTAAAGCCCTGAAAGCCAATGGCTGCAAACGCGCCATTCTGGTGGGTCACAACAGCAGCTTCGACCTGGGCTTCCTTAACGCAGCTGTCGCGCGCCTGGACATGAAACGTAACCCGTTTCACCCGTTCTCCAGCTTTGACACCGCAACCTTGGCTGGCTTGGCATACGGCCAGACTGTATTGGCCAAAGCCTGTCAAACAGCCGATATCGATTTTGACGGCCGTGAAGCACACTCAGCACGCTATGACACCGAAAAGACCGCTGAACTGTTTTGCGGCATCGTTAACCGCTGGAAACAAATGGGCGGCTGGAAAGACTTCAACGACTGA